A genome region from Natronobeatus ordinarius includes the following:
- the pdxS gene encoding pyridoxal 5'-phosphate synthase lyase subunit PdxS, whose translation MAEATDLEELRRGTDLVKRGFARMQKGGVIMDVVDPEQARIAEDAGAVAVMALEAVPADIRKRGGVARMADPADVEAIIDEVSIPVMGKARIGHTKEAQILEAIGVDMIDESEVLTPADDAYHIDKRDFTAPFVCGARNLGEALRRIDEGAAMIRTKGEAGTGDVNQAVHHQRTIKGEIRKLEGMKYEEREAYARKIEASAELVHETAEMGRLPVVNFAAGGIATPADAALMMHHECDGIFVGSGIFGAENPVVMGEAIVEATNNWDDPEALAEISKNLGKGMKGDANVDLPEEEKLQGRGV comes from the coding sequence ATGGCCGAAGCGACCGATCTCGAGGAACTCCGACGCGGGACTGACCTCGTCAAGCGCGGCTTTGCCCGGATGCAGAAAGGCGGCGTCATCATGGACGTCGTCGACCCCGAACAGGCGCGAATCGCCGAGGACGCGGGTGCCGTCGCGGTGATGGCGCTCGAGGCCGTCCCCGCCGACATCAGAAAGCGTGGCGGCGTCGCCCGGATGGCCGATCCGGCGGACGTCGAGGCGATCATCGACGAAGTGTCGATCCCCGTGATGGGCAAAGCCCGCATCGGGCACACCAAGGAAGCGCAGATCCTGGAGGCGATCGGCGTCGACATGATCGACGAGTCCGAGGTGCTCACGCCCGCCGACGACGCCTACCACATCGACAAGCGCGACTTCACCGCACCGTTCGTCTGTGGCGCGCGCAACCTCGGCGAGGCCCTGCGCCGAATCGACGAGGGCGCGGCGATGATCCGCACGAAGGGCGAGGCCGGGACGGGCGACGTCAACCAGGCCGTCCACCACCAGCGGACGATCAAAGGCGAGATCCGCAAACTCGAGGGGATGAAATACGAAGAGCGCGAGGCCTATGCCCGGAAGATCGAGGCGTCCGCCGAACTGGTCCACGAGACGGCCGAAATGGGTCGCCTTCCCGTCGTCAACTTCGCCGCCGGCGGCATCGCCACGCCCGCCGACGCCGCGCTCATGATGCACCACGAGTGTGACGGCATCTTCGTCGGCAGCGGCATCTTCGGCGCCGAAAACCCCGTCGTGATGGGTGAGGCAATCGTCGAGGCGACGAACAACTGGGACGACCCCGAAGCGCTCGCGGAGATCTCGAAGAACCTCGGCAAGGGGATGAAAGGCGACGCGAACGTCGACCTGCCCGAAGAGGAGAAGCTCCAGGGCCGCGGCGTCTAG
- a CDS encoding cyclophilin-like family protein: MADLRVTVDGIDLEASWSHDAPETRAALEEALPLGGDATRWGDELYFSVPVDVESENASAEVPEGAIAYWPAGNALCLFWGPTPASRGDEPRAASPVNVVARLEDVAPLAGLEGGARVSLERP; this comes from the coding sequence ATGGCAGACCTTCGCGTCACCGTCGACGGAATCGACCTCGAGGCGAGCTGGAGCCACGACGCCCCCGAGACCCGCGCGGCGCTCGAGGAAGCGCTTCCCCTCGGCGGAGACGCCACGCGCTGGGGCGACGAACTGTACTTCTCGGTGCCGGTGGACGTCGAGTCAGAGAACGCCAGCGCCGAGGTTCCCGAGGGAGCCATCGCCTACTGGCCGGCTGGGAACGCACTCTGTCTGTTCTGGGGGCCGACGCCCGCCAGTCGAGGCGACGAGCCGCGAGCGGCCTCGCCCGTGAACGTGGTCGCCCGACTCGAGGACGTCGCGCCGCTGGCCGGCCTCGAGGGCGGCGCGCGGGTGAGCCTCGAGCGGCCGTGA
- a CDS encoding DUF7437 domain-containing protein — protein MSRSETPLGTPPIERLRTLVALLENPMLARIYVRLLRSDGATVSDLVTELDVPQGTAYDYVGDLEEAGLVRKTRNERPYEFTAEPISLTLTTDGETRTITAELVDAVGRRETDADVDRYLERHGVDGLATALEYAHEYVDGTVNHRIMARELDLSPLEAEVVLQALEPVVLQHRDDE, from the coding sequence ATGTCCCGATCCGAGACACCCCTCGGGACGCCCCCGATCGAGCGCCTCCGGACGCTCGTCGCGCTCCTCGAGAACCCGATGCTCGCCCGGATCTACGTCCGCCTGCTTCGCTCAGATGGGGCCACCGTGAGCGACCTCGTCACCGAACTCGACGTTCCGCAGGGAACGGCGTACGACTACGTCGGCGACCTCGAGGAGGCCGGACTGGTGAGAAAGACCCGAAACGAACGGCCGTACGAATTCACGGCTGAGCCGATCTCGCTCACGCTCACAACGGACGGGGAAACCCGAACGATCACGGCCGAACTCGTCGACGCGGTCGGTCGACGCGAGACCGACGCCGACGTCGACCGCTACCTCGAGCGCCACGGAGTCGACGGTCTCGCGACCGCACTCGAGTACGCCCACGAGTACGTGGACGGGACAGTTAACCACCGGATCATGGCCCGCGAACTGGACCTCTCCCCGCTCGAGGCGGAAGTCGTCCTCCAGGCGCTCGAACCGGTCGTCCTTCAGCATCGAGACGACGAATGA
- a CDS encoding CTP synthase — protein MPTEADTHYDPSLGNKFIFVTGGVMSGLGKGITAASTGRLLKNAGFDVTAVKIDPYLNVDAGTMNPFQHGEVYVLEDGGEVDLDLGNYERFLGIEMTSDHNITTGKTYQHVIEKERAGDYLGKTVQIIPHITDDIKRRVREAAEGSDVCIVEVGGTVGDIEGMPYLEALRQFAHEEPEENVLFVHVTLVPYSKNGEQKTKPTQHSVKEVRSIGLQPDVIVGRCETELEPATKEKIALFCDIPTDAVFSNPDVDDVYHVPLMVEDEGLDQYVLEHFGLAEEALPAGERANEWREVVTTDKEGEVDVALVGKYDLEDAYMSIHESLKHAGFELGVDVNVHWVDADEMADHHRERLRESDAVIVPGGFGMRGTEGKIDAVQYAREHDVPFLGLCLGFQMAVVEYARNVLGLEGAHSAEMDAETPHPVIDILPEQYEVEDLGGTMRLGGHTTVIEPETLAYELYGDTSCNERHRHRYEVNPEYFEQFEDEALVFSGTAGNRMEILELEDHPYFLGTQFHPEYSSRPGHPSPPFLGLVEAALEARDADANEHEVTH, from the coding sequence ATGCCGACGGAAGCGGACACCCATTATGACCCATCCCTCGGGAACAAATTCATCTTCGTCACCGGGGGCGTCATGTCGGGACTCGGAAAAGGGATCACGGCCGCGAGTACCGGCCGGCTCCTGAAAAACGCCGGGTTCGACGTGACGGCCGTAAAGATCGACCCCTACCTCAACGTCGACGCGGGGACGATGAACCCCTTCCAGCACGGGGAGGTGTACGTCCTAGAGGATGGCGGCGAGGTCGACCTCGACCTGGGGAACTACGAGCGGTTCCTCGGGATCGAGATGACCTCAGACCACAACATCACGACGGGGAAGACCTACCAGCACGTCATCGAGAAAGAGCGTGCCGGTGACTACCTCGGGAAGACCGTCCAGATCATCCCCCACATCACCGACGACATCAAGCGCCGGGTTCGGGAAGCCGCCGAGGGAAGCGACGTCTGTATCGTCGAGGTCGGCGGCACGGTGGGCGACATCGAGGGGATGCCCTACCTCGAGGCGCTGCGCCAGTTCGCCCACGAAGAACCCGAGGAGAACGTGCTGTTCGTCCACGTCACGCTCGTCCCGTACTCGAAAAACGGCGAGCAGAAGACCAAACCGACCCAGCACAGCGTGAAGGAAGTGCGATCGATCGGCCTCCAGCCCGACGTGATCGTCGGCCGCTGTGAGACCGAACTCGAGCCCGCGACCAAAGAGAAGATCGCGCTGTTCTGTGACATCCCGACTGACGCCGTCTTCTCGAATCCCGACGTCGATGATGTCTACCACGTGCCGCTGATGGTCGAAGACGAGGGTCTCGATCAGTACGTCTTAGAGCACTTCGGGCTCGCCGAGGAGGCGCTGCCGGCAGGCGAGCGTGCCAACGAGTGGCGTGAGGTCGTCACCACCGATAAAGAAGGCGAGGTCGACGTCGCACTCGTCGGAAAGTACGATTTAGAGGACGCCTACATGTCGATTCACGAGTCACTCAAGCACGCCGGCTTCGAACTCGGCGTCGACGTGAACGTCCACTGGGTCGACGCTGACGAGATGGCCGACCACCACAGAGAACGGCTTCGCGAGTCGGACGCGGTGATCGTCCCCGGCGGCTTCGGCATGCGTGGGACGGAGGGCAAGATCGACGCGGTGCAGTACGCCCGCGAGCACGACGTCCCCTTCCTCGGCCTCTGTCTGGGCTTCCAGATGGCCGTCGTCGAGTACGCCCGCAACGTGCTGGGCCTCGAGGGCGCCCACTCCGCGGAGATGGACGCCGAGACGCCCCACCCGGTCATCGACATCTTACCCGAGCAGTACGAGGTCGAGGATCTGGGCGGGACGATGCGCCTGGGCGGGCACACGACGGTGATCGAACCCGAAACGCTGGCCTACGAGCTGTACGGCGACACGTCGTGCAACGAGCGCCACCGCCACCGCTACGAGGTCAACCCCGAGTACTTCGAGCAGTTCGAAGACGAGGCGCTCGTCTTCTCGGGCACCGCCGGCAACCGAATGGAGATCCTCGAACTCGAGGATCACCCGTACTTCCTCGGGACGCAGTTCCACCCCGAGTACAGCTCCCGACCGGGCCACCCGAGCCCGCCGTTTCTCGGGCTGGTCGAAGCGGCGCTCGAGGCGCGTGACGCCGACGCGAACGAACACGAGGTGACTCACTGA
- the guaA gene encoding glutamine-hydrolyzing GMP synthase, with product MVNTETFVPDAVAEIEDEIGDANAVIALSGGVDSSVAAALAYEAIGDQLTPVYVDTGLMRKGETAQIEETFSYMESLRIVDAKERFLGALEGVTDPEEKRKVIGEQFIREFEREATDTDADYLVQGTIYPDRIESEGGIKSHHNVGGLPEVVDFDGIVEPVRDLYKDEVREVARHLGLEEIVAERMPFPGPGLAVRVIGEVTEEKLEVAREACHVVEDELEAYEPWQALAAVIGKATGVKGDNRVHGWVVAVRSVDSRDGMTARAQELDWETLQRIQSRITGENETVARVVYDVTHKPPATIEYE from the coding sequence ATGGTAAACACGGAGACGTTTGTACCCGACGCAGTGGCAGAGATCGAAGACGAAATCGGCGACGCTAACGCCGTCATCGCGCTCTCGGGCGGGGTCGACTCCTCTGTCGCCGCCGCCCTGGCCTACGAGGCCATCGGCGACCAGCTCACCCCGGTCTACGTCGACACCGGCCTGATGCGCAAAGGCGAGACGGCCCAGATCGAGGAGACGTTCTCCTACATGGAGAGTCTGCGCATCGTCGACGCCAAAGAGCGATTCCTCGGTGCCCTCGAGGGCGTCACCGATCCCGAGGAGAAGCGGAAGGTGATCGGCGAGCAGTTCATCCGCGAGTTCGAACGCGAGGCCACGGACACCGACGCCGACTACCTCGTCCAGGGGACGATCTACCCCGACCGCATCGAGAGTGAAGGCGGCATCAAGTCCCACCACAACGTCGGCGGCCTGCCCGAGGTCGTCGACTTCGACGGCATCGTCGAACCCGTCCGTGACCTCTACAAGGACGAGGTCCGCGAAGTGGCGCGCCACCTTGGGCTCGAGGAGATCGTCGCCGAGCGGATGCCGTTCCCTGGTCCCGGACTCGCCGTCCGCGTCATCGGCGAGGTCACCGAGGAGAAACTCGAGGTCGCTCGCGAGGCGTGTCACGTCGTCGAGGACGAACTCGAGGCGTACGAGCCCTGGCAGGCGCTCGCCGCCGTCATCGGCAAGGCGACGGGCGTCAAGGGCGACAACCGAGTCCACGGCTGGGTCGTCGCCGTCCGCTCGGTCGACTCCCGCGACGGGATGACCGCCCGCGCCCAGGAACTCGACTGGGAGACCCTCCAGCGCATCCAGTCCCGGATCACGGGCGAGAACGAGACCGTCGCCCGCGTCGTCTACGACGTCACGCACAAACCGCCCGCGACCATCGAGTACGAGTGA
- a CDS encoding DUF7126 family protein yields the protein MQVIVAGPDEEGIADALEDAGADVERLEGLLTRPDLEEAGIVDADLYVLTDVSQATTIPIVRDLTDELRTVVYARDSVPEFVKGQLDLAVDPRLIGVDVVADELVD from the coding sequence ATGCAGGTGATCGTCGCCGGACCGGACGAGGAGGGTATCGCCGACGCGCTCGAGGACGCGGGCGCCGACGTCGAACGACTCGAGGGGCTGCTCACGCGACCCGACCTCGAGGAAGCGGGGATCGTCGACGCCGACCTCTACGTACTGACCGACGTCTCCCAGGCGACGACGATTCCGATCGTTCGCGACCTGACCGACGAGCTCCGGACGGTCGTCTACGCCCGCGACTCGGTCCCGGAGTTCGTGAAGGGGCAACTCGACCTGGCCGTCGATCCGCGGCTTATCGGCGTCGACGTGGTCGCCGACGAGCTGGTCGACTGA
- a CDS encoding IS630-like element ISNma5 family transposase (programmed frameshift), which yields MDHLDEISVEELQDALDRVEENKPTQRLLAAIAYKNGVTQTELAEWHDTGRRTIYSWLMRLDTDEPFEQAVSDAHRSGRNRKLSETQQEEFEQTVHEPPKEVGIDAPAWTPALVQQYLEETYDVEYSIPSCRRLLKEAGLSYQKPRRTAAESDADEQETFREEFKKKRREMDATVVCIDQTKKSVQVEPRAAWFPRGTRPAVELSGQRDWTCLLGAITEDGDRFFARFEEYVTAEHAKHFILALCEEFEDDLLIVLDGASYFQASAVTDLAARDDLDFVTLPAYSPELNPVEECWRQLQAALSNRFFESLDDLTTAIDTALDQIPIPKVSNYF from the exons ATGGACCATCTCGACGAGATCTCCGTCGAAGAACTCCAAGACGCTCTCGACAGGGTTGAGGAGAACAAGCCGACACAGCGGTTACTAGCGGCGATCGCGTACAAAAACGGCGTTACGCAGACCGAACTTGCAGAGTGGCACGACACCGGTCGAAGAACGATCTACAGCTGGCTCATGCGACTCGATACGGACGAACCGTTTGAGCAAGCCGTTTCTGATGCTCACCGCTCCGGAAGAAACCGGAAGCTCTCAGAAACACAGCAGGAAGAATTCGAACAAACCGTTCACGAACCTCCCAAGGAAGTCGGGATCGACGCGCCGGCGTGGACGCCGGCGCTCGTCCAGCAATATCTTGAGGAAACCTACGATGTCGAGTACTCAATCCCGAGCTGCCGGCGGTTACTCAAAGAAGCGGGATTGAGCTATCAAAAACCACGCCGTACAGCCGCCGAATCTGATGCTGACGAGCAAGAAACCTTCCGCGAAGAGTTCA AAAAAAAGCGGCGGGAGATGGACGCCACAGTAGTCTGTATCGATCAGACCAAGAAATCCGTGCAAGTCGAGCCGCGTGCCGCGTGGTTTCCTCGCGGCACGCGGCCGGCCGTCGAATTATCCGGCCAACGCGACTGGACGTGCCTGTTGGGCGCGATCACCGAAGACGGTGATCGCTTTTTCGCTCGATTCGAAGAGTACGTAACCGCCGAACACGCCAAACATTTCATTCTTGCATTATGCGAAGAATTTGAAGATGATTTGCTCATCGTGCTGGATGGAGCGTCGTATTTCCAGGCGTCGGCCGTCACGGACCTGGCGGCCCGTGACGACCTCGACTTCGTCACGTTACCGGCGTACTCGCCAGAGCTCAATCCTGTCGAGGAGTGCTGGAGACAACTCCAAGCCGCTCTCAGCAACCGTTTCTTTGAGTCACTCGACGATCTTACAACGGCGATTGATACAGCTCTTGACCAGATCCCTATACCAAAAGTGAGCAATTATTTCTAA